The following is a genomic window from Geoalkalibacter halelectricus.
GTGCGGCGTCTGCTCCGACAGGGTCTGCGCGTGGCCGTGGTCAGTCGCGGCTACGGTGGGCGCGGCGTTTCGGGCGCGCTGGTCGTCAGTTCCGGGGCGGGACCCGCAGTCGAAGCGGCCCGCTGCGGCGATGAGCCGTTTTTACTGGCGCGGCGCAATCCCGAAGCGCTGGTGGTGGTGGCAGCCAAACGCAAACTCGGGGTGCGGCTGGCCGTCGAGGAATTGGGCGCCCAGGTGGTGGTGCTGGACGATGGCTTTCAGCACCACGCGGTGCGCCGCGATCTCAATATCGTGCTGGTCGATGCCGCAAAACCGTTCGGTAACGGCCATCCCCTGCCGGCCGGCTTGCTGCGAGAATTTCCCTCGGCGCTCAAGCGGGGGCAGCTTTTCATACTGACCCGCTGGCAAGAGGGATGTGCGCTTCCGAACCTGCCTGGCCCGGTGCTGCGCAGTCGTCATGTTCTGGCTAGCCAAGCATTCGACCTGGAAGGCCGAGTGGTTGCCCTGGAAACCCTATGCGCATGCAAGGTTGTGGCTTTTGCCGGCATTGCCGCGCCCGAAGGGTTTTTCCGGGATCTGCGCCGGTACGGGCTCAATCTGGTGCGCACCCTGGCCTTGCCCGACCATGTCGACTATGATGAGGGCGTGTTGCAGCGTCTTCGCGACGCCTCCGCGGAGGCCGAAATTTTCATCACCACCGAAAAAGATGCCGTCAAGCTCAAGTCCGATGGCCTTCCGCTTCCCTGCCGGCAGGTTCCTCTGGTGCTGGAGTTTATGGAGACCGCCGCGCTGGATGAGGCGCTGGAGCGATTGACGGCGGACCTTTCTTCCCACTGATTCTGTTTCTGGAGGCCTTTTTTTATGCCGATACGCCCCGAACTTCTCGAAATCCTCGCCTGCCCCCAATGCAAGGAAGCCATCCATCCGCACCCCGAGGATGATACCTTGCGCTGCGACCGATGCCGGCTGGCCTATCCCATCCGTGACGACATTCCGGTGATGCTTGTCGATGAGGCGCAGGGTTATTGACCCGGATTATTCATAAAAGGGGATAGTCTTTGCGAGAA
Proteins encoded in this region:
- the lpxK gene encoding tetraacyldisaccharide 4'-kinase, yielding MSELAAFHRRLCLEGPRSWYESALLAALLPLGWLYGVIGRIRAKLYDWKLLPSYRAPVPVISVGNLSAGGTGKTPVVDYLVRRLLRQGLRVAVVSRGYGGRGVSGALVVSSGAGPAVEAARCGDEPFLLARRNPEALVVVAAKRKLGVRLAVEELGAQVVVLDDGFQHHAVRRDLNIVLVDAAKPFGNGHPLPAGLLREFPSALKRGQLFILTRWQEGCALPNLPGPVLRSRHVLASQAFDLEGRVVALETLCACKVVAFAGIAAPEGFFRDLRRYGLNLVRTLALPDHVDYDEGVLQRLRDASAEAEIFITTEKDAVKLKSDGLPLPCRQVPLVLEFMETAALDEALERLTADLSSH
- a CDS encoding Trm112 family protein; translated protein: MPIRPELLEILACPQCKEAIHPHPEDDTLRCDRCRLAYPIRDDIPVMLVDEAQGY